The Delphinus delphis chromosome 10, mDelDel1.2, whole genome shotgun sequence genome includes a region encoding these proteins:
- the CIDEC gene encoding lipid transferase CIDEC isoform X1, translating into MEPNTVQLTRMEYAMKSLSFLYPRSLSRYVAVSTLVVTQKLLSQSSPEAPRARPCRVSNADRSVRKGIMTHSLEDLCLKVQDTLMLADKPFFLVLEEDGTIVETEEYFQSLTDDTVLMVLHKGQKWQPPSEQGTRYQLSLSRKPAKKIDVAQVTFDLYKVNPQDFIGCLNVKATLYGTYSLSYDLRCYGARRVMKEALRWALFSTQATGHVLLSTSCYLQQLLDATEGGQPSKSKAPSLIPTFLKILQ; encoded by the exons ATGGA GCCCAACACTGTCCAGCTGACGAGGATGGAATACGCCATGAAGTCCCTCAGCTTTCTCTACCCCAGGTCCCTCTCCAG GTACGTGGCAGTCAGCACCTTGGTGGTGACCCAGAAGCTGCTGTCACAGTCCAGCCCGGAAGCCCCCAGGGCCCGGCCCTGCAGAGTAAGCAATGCTGACCGGAGTGTGCGGAAGGGCATCATGACACACAGCCTTGAGGACCTCTGCCTCAAG GTCCAGGATACCCTGATGCTGGCAGACAAGCCTTTCTTCCTGGTGCTGGAGGAAGATGGCACAATTGTAGAGACAGAAGAGTATTTCCAATCCCTGACAGATGACACCGTGCTCATGGTCCTCCATAAGGGGCAGAAATGGCAGCCCCCATCAGAGCAG GGCACTAGGTACCAACTCTCCCTCTCCCGTAAGCCTGCCAAGAAGATTGATGTGGCCCAAGTAACCTTCGACCTGTACAAGGTGAACCCACAGGACTTCATTGGTTGCCTGAACGTGAAGGCGACTCTCTATGGCACATACTCCCTTTCCTATGATCTGCGCTGCTACGGCGCCAGGCGCGTCATGAA AGAAGCTCTCCGCTGGGCCCTCTTCAGCACGCAGGCCACAGGCCACGTGCTGCTCAGCACCTCCTGTTACCTGCAGCAGCTCCTGGATGCCACAGAGGGAGGGCAGCCCTCCAAGAGCAAAGCCCCATCCCTCATCCCGACCTTTCTGAAGATACTGCAATGA
- the RPUSD3 gene encoding mitochondrial mRNA pseudouridine synthase RPUSD3 isoform X2 → MRTVLAPEMGGCRVLGQVWGGWRRGPGVPAARTASSFGTEARHQQQRRGSSKRSGPRDDQPLSGLLRPENVSREELVDVLRAAVVDQKGPLVTLNKPLGLPVTGKPGELTLLSVLPELSQSLGLGERELQVVRASGKETSGLVLLSSCPQTASHLQKFFTHSQRARRPTVTYCAVTDGIPATSEGKIQAALKLEHIDGVNLVVPVKSPSRKDILEGVKRTLSYFRVVAMGSGCALVQLQPLTDLRFSSPSLGGWLFLLVHPVNEDVASLISFGHQDLTPGPL, encoded by the exons ATGCGCACTGTCCTCGCTCCGGAGATGGGCGGCTGCCGTGTTTTGGGTCAGGTCTGGGGTGGCTGGCGGCGGGGTCCGGGGGTCCCCGCAGCGCGCACAGCCTCAAGCTTTGGCACCGAGGCCCG GCATCAGCAGCAACGTCGAGGCTCCAGCAAACGGTCGGGGCCCCGGGATGACCAGCCTTTGTCGGGGCTGCTGCGGCCAGAGAACGTCAGTAGGGAGGAGCTGGTTGATGTGCTGAGGGCAGCTGTGGTGGATCAGAaag GACCTCTGGTGACATTGAACAAGCCACTGGGCCTGCCAGTGACAG gaaaaccaggagagctGACGTTGCTCTCAGTGCTCCCGGAGCTGAGCCAGTCCCTGGGGCTCGGGGAGCGGGAGCTCCAGGTTGTCCGAGCATCTGGGAA GGAAACCTCTGGGCTTGTACTCCTCTCCAGTTGTCCCCAGACAGCAAGCCACCTCCAGAAGTTCTTCACTCACTCGCAGAGAGCCAGGAGACCCACAGTCACCTACTG TGCTGTCACTGATGGGATCCCAGCTACTTCTGAGGGGAAGATCCAAGCAGCTCTGAAGCTGGAACACATTGATGGGGTCAATCTT GTAGTTCCAGTGAAGTCCCCATCCCGAAAGGACATCTTGGAAGGTGTCAAGAGGACCCTCAGCTACTTCCGTGTGGTGGCCATGGGCTCTGGCTGTGCCCTGGTCCAGCTGCAGCCACTGACAG ACCTAAGGTTCTCGTCTCCCTCCCTTGGCGGCTGGCTTTTTCTCCTGGTCCATCCTGTAAATGAAGATGTAGCCTC
- the CIDEC gene encoding lipid transferase CIDEC isoform X2 — MLADKPFFLVLEEDGTIVETEEYFQSLTDDTVLMVLHKGQKWQPPSEQGTRYQLSLSRKPAKKIDVAQVTFDLYKVNPQDFIGCLNVKATLYGTYSLSYDLRCYGARRVMKEALRWALFSTQATGHVLLSTSCYLQQLLDATEGGQPSKSKAPSLIPTFLKILQ; from the exons ATGCTGGCAGACAAGCCTTTCTTCCTGGTGCTGGAGGAAGATGGCACAATTGTAGAGACAGAAGAGTATTTCCAATCCCTGACAGATGACACCGTGCTCATGGTCCTCCATAAGGGGCAGAAATGGCAGCCCCCATCAGAGCAG GGCACTAGGTACCAACTCTCCCTCTCCCGTAAGCCTGCCAAGAAGATTGATGTGGCCCAAGTAACCTTCGACCTGTACAAGGTGAACCCACAGGACTTCATTGGTTGCCTGAACGTGAAGGCGACTCTCTATGGCACATACTCCCTTTCCTATGATCTGCGCTGCTACGGCGCCAGGCGCGTCATGAA AGAAGCTCTCCGCTGGGCCCTCTTCAGCACGCAGGCCACAGGCCACGTGCTGCTCAGCACCTCCTGTTACCTGCAGCAGCTCCTGGATGCCACAGAGGGAGGGCAGCCCTCCAAGAGCAAAGCCCCATCCCTCATCCCGACCTTTCTGAAGATACTGCAATGA